The Microbacterium sp. W4I20 genome segment AGAGTCTTGGTGTACTCGTGCTGCGGGTTGAGGATGACCTCGTCCGCGGGACCCCGTTCGACGACATCGCCCTTGTAGAGGACCATGATCTCGTCGCTGAAGTGGCGGGCGGTCGCGAGGTCGTGCGTGATGTACAGCACGCCGAGGTTCTCCTCCCGCTGGAGATCCGCGAGCAGGTTCAGCACGCCGAGCCGGATCGACACGTCGAGCATCGACACGGGCTCGTCCGCGACGATGAACCTCGCTCCCGGTGCCAGCGCCCGCGCGATCGCGACGCGCTGCCGCTGCCCGCCCGACAGCTCGTGCGGACGCCGTTCCGCGAAGCTCTCCCCCGGAGTGAGCCGCACCCGCTCCAGCAGCTCGATCGCGCGCTCCCGCACCTGGGCACTCGACAGCTTCGGGTGGTGCAGGCGGATCGGACGCTCGAGGTGATGCACGATCGTGTGGAACGGGTTCAGCGAGGCGAACGGGTCCTGGAACACCATCTGCACGTCACCGCGGTAGCGCTCGAGGGAACGCCCGCGGGTGCCGGATGACTCGCCGTCGAGCAGGATCTCCCCCGCGGTCGGCGTCTCGAGCTTCATCAGCATGCGGGCGATCGTCGACTTGCCCGACCCGGACTCCCCCACCAGTGCGACGGTCTTCCCCGGCTCGAGGGTGAACGAGACGTCTTTCACCGCGTGCAGCACGGTCGTCCGGAACCCGGACCGCAGGTGGAAGTCCTTCGTCAGATTCCGCACCTCCAGCGTGCCGGTGCCGCGGGCAGCATCCGTCCTGGTGCTCATCGGGTCCCCTCCTGGCTCACGCCGGTGCGCACGAAGTCTCCGCGTTCGCCCTTGAGCGACGGGAAGCTCGACAGCAGCTTCTTCGTATAGGCGTGCTGCGGGGTGCGGTAGATCTCCTCCGCCGTGCCCTGCTCCACGATCTCCCCCTGCAGCATGATCGCGATCCGGTCGCTGATCTCGATCAGCATCGGCAGGTCGTGCGTGATGAAGATCACGGCGAACCCCAGCCGCTCTCGCAGACGCATGATCTCGCGGATGATGCCGCGCTGTACGACCACGTCCAGTGCCGTCGTCGGCTCGTCCATGATCATCACCTGCGGATCCAGCGCCAGAGCCATCGCGATCATCATGCGCTGCCGCATGCCGCCGGAGAGCTCGTGCGGGAAGCTCGTCAACCGACTCGGATCGACACCGACGAGTGTCAGCAGCTCCTCGGCCCGCGCCGTCTTCGCCTTCTTCGACATGCCGGGCCGGTGTGTGTCGAAGATGTCGAAGATCTGCGCCTTGACGTCGATGACCGGGTTCAACGAGTTCATCGCCCCCTGGAACACCATCGAGATCTTGTCCCAGCGGAAGGCCCGAAGACCCTCTCCGTCGAGGCCCACGATGTCGATGTCCTGACCGTTCCGATCGTGGAACACGATCTCGCCGCTCGTCATCAGCGCGGGCGCCTTCAACAGCCGGTTCATCCCGTACGCGAGGGTCGTCTTGCCGCAGCCCGACTCCCCCGCGAGCCCGAGGATCTCGCCGCGGTGGAGGGTCAACGACACATTGCGCACCGCCTTGACGGGCGGATCGACCTCGTACTCGATCGAGACGTTCCTCGCGGTCAGCACGGCGTCGCTCATGCGGTGATCCCCTTGATCTTGGCGGCCTTGCGCACGCGACGGGCGGCATCGGGCGCGTTGCGGAGCTTCGGGTTGATGACCTCGTCGATCGCGAAGTTGATCAGCGCGAGTCCTGCGCCGAGCACGGCGATCATGAGGCCGGGCGGCACGAACCACCACCACGCTCCACGTCCGAGAGCCTGGCCGGACTGGGCGTCGTTGAGGATCGACCCCCAGGTGATCGATGAGTTGGGTCCGAGGCCCAGATACGAGAGTCCTGCTTCGCCGAGGATCGCGAAGATGATCGCGAACAGGAACTGTGCGGTCAGCAGCGGCAGCAGGTTCGGCATGATCTCGACCAGGATCACCCGGAACGAGCGCTCGCCCGCCACCTTCGCCGCATACACGTAGTCGCGGCTGCGCAGCGAACGCGTCTGGAGCCGCAGCACGTACGCCGCCCCCGCCCACGAGGTGATGCCGAGCACGAAGGCGACGAGCTGCCAGCTGCGCTGGGGCACGAACGACGCGATGACCATGACCAGCGGAAGGCCGGGGATCACGATCATGACGTTGGTGAGAAGCGCGAGCGCGTCCTCGCGCCAGCCGCCGAGGTAGCCGGCGAGAACGCCGAACAGCAGCGAGAGCACGATCGCGATGCCGCCGGCGACGACGCCGATCAGCAGCGATCCCTGCGCACCGATCGCGAGCTGGGCGAACATGTCGTTGCCGAGCTTCGTCGTGCCGAGCCAGTGCTCGGCCGACGGCGGCTGCAGGGCGGCGTTCGCGGAGCTGCGGGGGTTCTGGGAGAAGATCGGCGCGATGATCGCGAAGAGCACGATGGCGAGCACCAGGATCGACCCGACGATGAACTTCGGCGAGGTGCTCGGGAGGATGCGGCGACGCTTCGGGTCCTGCGTGGCCATGGCGATGGTGCTGGCCGGCGCGGTCGTCGGCGTCTCCTCGATGGACAGGAGGCCGGCGGTGTTCTGTGGATCAGACATTCTGGCGAGCCCTCGGGTCGATGAAGCCATAGACGAGGTCCATGAAGAAGTTGGCGGCCAGCACGGTGATCGTGATGACCAGGAACAGGCCCTGCATCAGCGAGTAGTCGTTGTTGGTGACGGCCTGGAACATCAGCTTGCCGATGCCGGGATAGGTGAACACCTGCTCCATCACGATGGAGCCGGCCACGACGAAGCCCAGCGTGATCGAGAACCCGGCGATGGAGGGGATGGCGGCGTTCCGGGCCGCGTACGTCGTCATGATGCGTCGCGGACGGAGACCCTTCGCCTCCGCCGTGAGCACGTAGTCCTCTGCGAGCGTGGCGACCATCATGTTCCGCATCCCGAACATCCACCCGCCGACGGAGCTGATCACGATCGTGAGGGCGGGGAGAAGGGAGTGCGCGAAGGCATCCGAGAAGAACGCCCACGTGGGCTCGGGCCCGTCGGGGAAGTCGAAGACGTCGTAGCCCCCGAAGAGCGGGAACCAGCCCAGCCCGACGGCGAACACCGAGACCAGGATGAGGGCCATCCAGAAGTACGGGATGGACTGCAGGACGGTCGTTGCCGGGATGAGGTGGTCCACCCACGTGCCGCGCTTCCAGCCGGCCCAGGCGCCGAGCACGATGCCGAGGATGAACGAGATGATCGTCGTGGTGCCCACCAGGACGAGCGTCCACGGGATCGCACCGGCGATGAGTTCGGTCACCGGTGTCGGGAACTTGGTGACGGAGACGCCGAGGTCACCCTGGAACATCCGCCCCCAGTAGGAGAGGTACTGCTCCCAGAGCGGAGCGTCGTCGCCGCCGAGCAGGAGCTTGATGTTGCGGATGGTGGTCTCGGACACCTCGCCGCCGGCCCGCTGCATCTTGGCGATCATGATGTCGGCGGGGTTTCCCGGCATGAGACGGGGAAGCAGGAAGTTGATGGAGATCGCGGCCCAGAGCGTGAACGCGTAGAACCCGATTCTTCGTGCATAGAACTTCATGTCACTTCTTCCTGACTTCCTGCTTCCCCATCCCTTCTGCTTACTTGGCCGGCTGCAGCTGCGTCAGGATGTACCCTGCCGCGATCGCGCCCCAGGACGGCGGGAAGGCGTACATCTCCTCCTCGGTCGGCCAGCCGGTGAAGTCCTTCGTGTTGTAGAAGGTCTGCGTGGCGTTGATGACGAGCGGGATGTAAGGCAGGTCGCGGGCGATCTCGGTCTGGATCGTGCCGTACAGCTCCTTCTTCTCGGCCTCATCGTTCGTGCTGATCGCCGACTGGATGGCGGCGTCGACCTTCGGGTTGTCGTACCGGCTGAAGTTCCAGCGTCCGGCCGGGATCTCGGTGCCGACCGGGCTCGTCGACTGCACCGCCGTGCCGCCGACCCAGTCGCGGTAGATCTGGAACGGGTCGGCCACCGAGGTGCCGATCATGCCGCCGACGATCAGCTGGAACTCGCCGCCCTGGCGGGAGTCGGAGAACTCCTGCCACTGGACCGTCGAGGCCGTGATCTTGATGCCCGCCGCGGCCGCCTGCTCCGCGATCAGCTTCGCTGCGTCGTTGTAGTCCGTCCACCCGTCGACCGAGGTCAGGGTGAGCTCGAGCGGCACGCCGTCCTTCGCGTAGAAGTCGCCGTCCTTGGTGTAGCCGGCGGCCTCGAGGATCTCGCCCGCTGCGGCGGCGTCCGCCTCCTGCGGGCTGACCTCGTTCGCGGAGTCCGCGACCCACTTCTCGTCGCGGGGCAGCAGGGCGAAGGTCGGAGAGATGTCGCCGGTGAGGCCGACGAATGCCTTGTCCTTGATGGTGGCGCGGTCGATCGCGACGTTGAGCGCCTGGCGCACGGCGACGTCGGTCTGCGGACCGGTGCAGCCGAGGTCGGCGTTCGAGCAGGTGTAGAGCACCGTCGGGTCCTGCGGGGTGTTCACCCAGTCGATCTTGCCGTTGGCGGTCACGTCGTCCGGGTTGGGGATGAACATGCCGGTCCAGTCGAGCTCGCCGGCGGCCAGCAGGTCCTGCGCGGTCTGGTTGTTGTCGACCGCGATGTACTGGACCTTCTTGACGCCGAGCTTGTCGGCATCGCGGAAGTTCTCGTTCGCGACGAGCGTGTAGGACTCGCTGGTGGTCTTGTCGACGACGTACGCACCGGATCCGACCGGCTCCTCGTTCGCGAAGTTCGCGAAGTCGGTGACCTCGGACCAGACGTGCTCGGGCAGGATGTAGGTCGATCCGAGGCGCTGGAATTCGGTGGTGTACTGCGCGGCCGAGTAGGTCAGCACGACGGTGGTGTCGTCGGTGGCCTCCGCCAAGACGAGACCGTTGCCCTCCGGGTTGTTGGCGTCGTAATTGAACGAGAAGGCGACGTCCTTCGCGGTGAGCGGCTCGCCGTCGCTCCACTTGAGGTCGGGCTTGATGGTGATCGTGATCACTGTGCCGTCCTCGTTGTACTCGTACGAGTCACCGATCAGGCCGACGGGCTCGGAGTCGGACGTCTTGTTGAAGAAGAAGAGCGGCTCGTAGATGGGACCGAGCGCGCCATGGAGCACGGTCGGAGCGAACGGGTTGTAGTTCGCGGTGATCGGGGTCTGGCTTCCTGCCCAGACACGAAGGGCGCGGTCGCTGTCGGCGTTGCCGTCATCGCCGCTTCCGCCGGTGCCGCAGGCGGTGAGGCCCAGGGCGAGGACGGATGCCCCCGCGACGGCGGTGAGCGCAATCTTGCGCTTTCCGTTTCGGATCATTCTGTGTTTCCTCTCGGTGCTGCACTGCAGGAGGGATTTCTCCGGATGGAGCAGAACCCCGAGGCGGGGTTCGTGGAAACCCGAAAGGGGCGATAGCCGACCTCGAAGGGTTTGTTAGGACAGTAACCTAACAAACCCTCCGGCGGTGGACAAGCCTCCTCGTGCCTCACACATAACGTTTCGGCCTCGACGGGAAAAGAGCGTCGTCTGTGCACACTAAGAGTCGGAGTGACACTAAGATCGATCTCGAAGGGTTAAGGTAACCATGACTCAAAGCCGCAGCATCCGCGTCGCCGTCTCCACGGTGATCCTCACGCTGCGCCGCGCGGAGAACGGCGCAGCGGTGCTCTCGCTGCCGTTGGTGCTGCGCACCCGCGAGCCGTTCGCACAGCAATGGGCACTGCCCGGCGGGTGGCTGACCGCCCTCGAATCACCGGTGGATGCCTCCGCGCGCACCCTCGCCGAGACGACCGGCCTCGCTCCCAGCTATCTCGAGCAGCTCTACGCCTTCGGCGCCGTCGACCGCTCCCCCACGCGCGTCGTCTCCATCGTCTACTGGGCGCTCCTCCGGCAGGACGACGTGGTGGCGCAGAGCGCCGCACACCTCGCCTCCGGCCACGCTCCGGAGAACGTGCGATGGTTCGACGTCGACGCGCTGCCCTCCCTCGCCTTCGACCACGCGAACATCGTCGAGTACGCCCTCTGGCGGCTGCGCAACAAGGTCGGCTACAGCCGCGTCGCGCACGGGTTCCTCCCCGCCGAGTTCACTCTCGCCGACCTGCGCGAGGCCTACGAGGCGATCCTCGGCAAGCATCTCGATCCCGCGAACTTCCGCCGCCAGGTGGAGGCGGCGGGCAACCTGCTTCCCACCGACCGGTTCCGCACCGGCAACCACCGACCTGCACGTCTGTACCGCTACAACACCGATGTCGAGTTGGCCGACCGCGGCCCGCTCGGTCCCGAAGAAACGAGCACCCGATGAGCATCACCTTCGTCCCGACGCCCGCGGTTCCGGCGCTGGATCCCTCCGTCGATCACGCGATCCAGGCGATCGTGACCGGGGAGTCGACCGACGCGACCTGCACGACCGACCTCGCCGTCGGCCCCTGGGACTTCGACAGCCGCCCCGGCTACGGGCCGGGGTCATCGATGGGCGACGTCATCCCCACCGGGGCACCGCGCCAGGGCGAGCTCCCGGCCGCGTACCGCGAAGCCGACGAGGACCAGCTGCACGAGCGCATCATCGCTGCGAAGGCCGCCCTCGGCGACCGGGTCGTCATCCTCGGCCACTTCTACCAGCGGGAAGAGGTCGTGCGGCACGCGGATTACGTCGGCGACTCCTTCCAGCTCGCGACGGCGGCCAAGGGCCGGACGGATGCCGAGGCGATCGTGTTCTGCGGCGTGCACTTCATGGCCGAGACCGCCGATCTGCTCTCGCAGCCCGATCAAGCGGTCATCCTGCCGAACCTCGCCGCGGGCTGCTCGATGGCCGACATGGC includes the following:
- a CDS encoding ABC transporter ATP-binding protein, whose protein sequence is MSTRTDAARGTGTLEVRNLTKDFHLRSGFRTTVLHAVKDVSFTLEPGKTVALVGESGSGKSTIARMLMKLETPTAGEILLDGESSGTRGRSLERYRGDVQMVFQDPFASLNPFHTIVHHLERPIRLHHPKLSSAQVRERAIELLERVRLTPGESFAERRPHELSGGQRQRVAIARALAPGARFIVADEPVSMLDVSIRLGVLNLLADLQREENLGVLYITHDLATARHFSDEIMVLYKGDVVERGPADEVILNPQHEYTKTLLGAAPEPDNLGRLRDEVRAELGIAG
- a CDS encoding ABC transporter ATP-binding protein; this translates as MSDAVLTARNVSIEYEVDPPVKAVRNVSLTLHRGEILGLAGESGCGKTTLAYGMNRLLKAPALMTSGEIVFHDRNGQDIDIVGLDGEGLRAFRWDKISMVFQGAMNSLNPVIDVKAQIFDIFDTHRPGMSKKAKTARAEELLTLVGVDPSRLTSFPHELSGGMRQRMMIAMALALDPQVMIMDEPTTALDVVVQRGIIREIMRLRERLGFAVIFITHDLPMLIEISDRIAIMLQGEIVEQGTAEEIYRTPQHAYTKKLLSSFPSLKGERGDFVRTGVSQEGTR
- a CDS encoding ABC transporter permease, whose translation is MSDPQNTAGLLSIEETPTTAPASTIAMATQDPKRRRILPSTSPKFIVGSILVLAIVLFAIIAPIFSQNPRSSANAALQPPSAEHWLGTTKLGNDMFAQLAIGAQGSLLIGVVAGGIAIVLSLLFGVLAGYLGGWREDALALLTNVMIVIPGLPLVMVIASFVPQRSWQLVAFVLGITSWAGAAYVLRLQTRSLRSRDYVYAAKVAGERSFRVILVEIMPNLLPLLTAQFLFAIIFAILGEAGLSYLGLGPNSSITWGSILNDAQSGQALGRGAWWWFVPPGLMIAVLGAGLALINFAIDEVINPKLRNAPDAARRVRKAAKIKGITA
- a CDS encoding ABC transporter permease, whose protein sequence is MKFYARRIGFYAFTLWAAISINFLLPRLMPGNPADIMIAKMQRAGGEVSETTIRNIKLLLGGDDAPLWEQYLSYWGRMFQGDLGVSVTKFPTPVTELIAGAIPWTLVLVGTTTIISFILGIVLGAWAGWKRGTWVDHLIPATTVLQSIPYFWMALILVSVFAVGLGWFPLFGGYDVFDFPDGPEPTWAFFSDAFAHSLLPALTIVISSVGGWMFGMRNMMVATLAEDYVLTAEAKGLRPRRIMTTYAARNAAIPSIAGFSITLGFVVAGSIVMEQVFTYPGIGKLMFQAVTNNDYSLMQGLFLVITITVLAANFFMDLVYGFIDPRARQNV
- a CDS encoding ABC transporter substrate-binding protein — protein: MIRNGKRKIALTAVAGASVLALGLTACGTGGSGDDGNADSDRALRVWAGSQTPITANYNPFAPTVLHGALGPIYEPLFFFNKTSDSEPVGLIGDSYEYNEDGTVITITIKPDLKWSDGEPLTAKDVAFSFNYDANNPEGNGLVLAEATDDTTVVLTYSAAQYTTEFQRLGSTYILPEHVWSEVTDFANFANEEPVGSGAYVVDKTTSESYTLVANENFRDADKLGVKKVQYIAVDNNQTAQDLLAAGELDWTGMFIPNPDDVTANGKIDWVNTPQDPTVLYTCSNADLGCTGPQTDVAVRQALNVAIDRATIKDKAFVGLTGDISPTFALLPRDEKWVADSANEVSPQEADAAAAGEILEAAGYTKDGDFYAKDGVPLELTLTSVDGWTDYNDAAKLIAEQAAAAGIKITASTVQWQEFSDSRQGGEFQLIVGGMIGTSVADPFQIYRDWVGGTAVQSTSPVGTEIPAGRWNFSRYDNPKVDAAIQSAISTNDEAEKKELYGTIQTEIARDLPYIPLVINATQTFYNTKDFTGWPTEEEMYAFPPSWGAIAAGYILTQLQPAK
- a CDS encoding NUDIX domain-containing protein, producing MTQSRSIRVAVSTVILTLRRAENGAAVLSLPLVLRTREPFAQQWALPGGWLTALESPVDASARTLAETTGLAPSYLEQLYAFGAVDRSPTRVVSIVYWALLRQDDVVAQSAAHLASGHAPENVRWFDVDALPSLAFDHANIVEYALWRLRNKVGYSRVAHGFLPAEFTLADLREAYEAILGKHLDPANFRRQVEAAGNLLPTDRFRTGNHRPARLYRYNTDVELADRGPLGPEETSTR